The segment aaaaaaaaagaagcatttTTATATTATCAATAGCAACTTGAAAAGGATTAAGTATCGGGCAAACAAAAGACAATGTAAGTACCTTGCTGGCGAATCTTGGCACACTGTTGCACAACACATACTCCAAGGTTCTGAAACGTCTGGGCAACTTCACCTTGAGGATCAGCCACCACTTCAGGTGTTCCACTATCACCAGAAGCAGAAAGCTGCAAAAATTAAATGTAATAAAGCATAAACTTGGGTAGGATTTTCAGCACATACAAACATTCTAATGGAGTACTCTTGAGTTTGCAATAAGGCAATGGAAAAATACACTTTACTATATAAGCACAAACATAAATCATTGGACATACGGTTGGTCTAATGGGAAGATCAAAAAGATGAGGGATCCCAAACTGCTGGACAACCTGCAAATCCAGTAAAATGCTCGGTTACACAATTTTTATTTTGCGCATAAAAGATTTACGAATAATTAGCGGAGTGTGAACACTATAAATCACTACACTATCTATTAGGCATGAAAGTTAACTTCGGGAAAATATAACATGCCTGAGAGCCTGAACCTCGACCAAACGGGTAGTAGCGTTTGCCATCCGCATCAAAGTGACTCATATTTTCAACCACAGCAACACATGGTACCTATATGTTTTACCCAGCAAGACGTATTTGAAAATATGAAGCACAAAAAAAGGTTAGACCAAGTGATAACTAAAAGCAGGTAGAGAGTATAAATTGATTTGAAGTTAGGCGATTGTATGGCATAAAAAGAGAATCTTTGTCTGATATACATCAGCTTATTTGTAAAGTATGGTTAGGTTGTAAAGATAAAGGGGAAACCTTAAGTTTGGAAAACATGCGAACTCCTTTGGCAACATCAATAAATGCTAGCTTTTGAGGGGTGGTAACAATAACAGCCGCTGTCAAAGGCACTACCTGACATTCATTTtaagcaacattaaacatcaaagcaCTGACTTTAAGAAAAGACGATGAATTGCAGTACAAGCAACAACTTTAATGACAGGGAAAAGAGCGATCCTGCAAGCCATATATGTCAATATATATATGTCTATATATATGTGTCTATATATAATTTTAAGCTATATATATGTCCACTAGGGCACGATGTGCATGGCAATATGCTAATCCTTAaaattttcttctataaaaagaagaaaaatagtaGAACTATATAGAAGATTCTATTAGGGGGCAGGAAAGAAGATCATAGAAAAGAACCTGGCATAGAGTAAGCTGGATATCACCAGTTCCCGGAGGCATGTCaataacaagataatcaagcTCTCCCCTACAATGTAGAAGATCATAGCAAtgcacaaaaaaagaaaaagacaatCATAAAGTTATGGATTCATCAATGCTTCTAAATGATCTCAAATAGCATATTTAATAGAACACCATAGACCATACCACTCTGAAGTTGTCAGAAGTTGATCGATGACCCCTGAAACCATTGGACCTCGCATTATTGCACGACCTTGTCCAGCAAATCCAAAGGATACCAACTTGACTCCTAAATAATCTGTTGGGATGATCGTTCTCTTTTCTGGGTTCTATCGTAAGATTTTAAAGAGTCAGATTTCAGAATATTACCTATGTGcatgaaaaataaatttcaacTCTGAAAACTACCATCTCTAGCAATCGATTTTCAGGGGAGACCATTGTTGGTAAACTTGGTCCATAAACATCAGCATCAAAAACACCTACTCTGGCTCCCATTCCAGCCAAAGTATACGCAAGATTTACAGCAACCGTTGATTTTCCTACACCTCCCTACAGAGTTTTTGACAAACAGGAGTTATGAGAAAAATAAACAATGCATTCAACATTACTCATTTTAGCAAGGTCACAACAGATACAAACATATTTGTATACCAATAAATTCAGACAGACAATAACCAAATGGTTCTGAAACATTTACCTTGCAACTTGAAACCGCTACAATATTTGAAATTCTCCGCAAACCTGCTGGAAGATCTCCGGCAAAAATAGGTTTGGCTGGTTGTGCTGACATGGTCACAGCGACCTTCTTCACCCATGGAAGCCTAGCCACCACTTCATTTGCTTGCTGCTCAAACTGTCATGCAATGAAAATCTCGTTAGACTTGCCATTTCAATACTGTCCCAAAGACATATATTTCCATTTGCAAATGCATGTGGTGGTAGACATAACAACATAGTTCATTGAAGATGCATTACCCAAAAATAGTCTGCAGACTGCAGGCATGTCCGTAAAGAACAATATGCACAATGTACAAGCAAGAAAAGGATAATACCAAAATCAACAACCACCTAGCCTAAATAAGTTTTATGTTTCAAAAGAGTACCATAGATTTTACTAGTTAGTTTTAAGTGAACATATGAAATAAAAGTCTACCCTTCCAAATATACGTCAGTTGTTGATCAAACAGTGGTGATTATGTGATTTACCATGTCCTTGATTGGACATGCTGGTGTTGTAAGCTCCAAACGGAAGGAAACCTGAAATGTGAAATTGAAACTAATTTTAGCAGGTGTGTTTTTTTCAAAGTCTTTTTAGGGTATTTTACGGAAATCTTCAAACATATTTCTAAGTGACCTCTCCTGAAGCTTCATCAATGAGCAGATCTTTCACAAAACCACAGGTGACAATATCTGTTCCAAAGTCTGGATCAATGATTTGAGACAAGGCTTTTAATACATCACCTTCAGCTGTTCCACTTGATGCTGCTGAAGAACCAGCTGCCATCAACCAAATAAAAGTTTAGATGACTTAAAACAAAATCCAGAGAACACCTTAAACAATAATGTTACTCCCAAGTCCTAGACCATAAAAGAAAAGGGGTTGCAAGGGTTTCCTTGTTCAAGCAATAACAGAAAAAATTGCAACAAAATTACTAGATCAGTCCCTATTTCCTAACCTGATAGGATATGTTTATATAACTGCAAAGGATGGTAGACACCGATAGGAGTAAAGctttacataaatattttatttattaaagtaATTATTTCACTGTAATTCAGAGACCAAATTAAGCATGCCCAGCATGAAGACATTCAAGCTTTACAAGAAATACAAACACAAATATAGGATATAGTATAATTTTCCAGAAAACGAATAGTAAAAAGACCCAAAACATAAGAAATATAAACACAAAAACATTAAGCAAAAAACCAATATCATCCATTTTAAAGTCATTCCAAAAATTAAGAAAAACCAAATAGATAATCATGCTTCCCGCCAATGTTTTCAACTTGAAGAATCCCCCGGCTTAAAAAGAAATGCACTATTCATGTTAGGTTTTTTCATAATAAAGGAAAAGGAGGAAGTTTTAGCTTTCCTGTTCCTGGGTTTAGCTTTGGATAATAAAACGGAGTATCATTACCTTCAACTGAGGTAGCTTTTGTTGCACAGAAGCTAAAAAAGTTTCTTTTATGCGATACCCATATCGACCTTTCCAGCTTTTGAGGCTGAAAGGAACAATTGGCAGTTGACAGTTGAAGACATTTCTCAAGTGAAAGCAATCCTACAATAAAGAAACAGAGAGTTTTAAGTAAAAACTGAAACTAGTTTCGATAGTTGTTGCCAGCATGAAGCTTATggtttaaaaaaggaaaaaaaaaaaagtacctCCTTTTGAATTTCGGTCTGAAGTTTGAAAGGAGAGATGTGGCCAAGATGGAGCGTGGAGAAGTTGCATTGTAGAGAAATACTGGGAAGGGAACTTCTCTTTTTTTCAGTGTTAACAAAAAGAAGCATAAGAAGTTAATGGTCGGCCGTTGTGAGCCTCATATTTCAGTTGTTCGaatgataataaaaattaatgGTTCAAAATCTCATCTTTCTGGACCAAAACGACAACGTTTCCAGTTGTTGACTTGACCCACGCCCCATGGCCCATAACTGGTCTGGGAAACAAGATTTGAAAAAAGATTGCCCACCTGGTTTTACTTTTTGGGTAAAAGTAGGATAGAATAATCGAATTGCATTTTACTTTTTATCTCaaaattaatttagtaaaatatcGGAACCGTAGGTTAGCTGATTTTTAGGCTTAGGTATTTTGTTTAGTTAGAATTTTTTacataaaaaaaattgtataCTAAAGAAAAAACAAACTGATCCTTATGCAACTTCAACTCTTAATAAAAGGGCCTTCACAGTTACATACATTTGGACAAACCTGTATTTTTCTTTAATGCATTCAATTCATTACCAGCAATCTTCATTTTCGTTGACTTCAATAAACTACGAAACCCCAAAAGCTGAGTTACATTCGGTCACTCATCAGCCCCCTCAAGAACGGTATCCTGATATGTGGTTTACAtgatttgaacaaaaaaaaacCTCTCCTTTAAAAGAGGCATTTTCACAAGTATCAAGACCCGATAGGTGCTCATATACATCTTGGATGCAAAGCATACACTAGGAACAACCAAATTTCTAATAAAATTGGAGAACAAATATGTAACTGAATAAAATTCAAGATTAATTCATATACCCTTCATTGAATTTCAGAAGGCAATATCAAAagcatccatataaaaacatatatatttttatccatGCTTAAAATGTCTACTGCTTCAAAAGTAACTAGGATGTTTTAGGAAATGAAAGTTGCCTTCTACAAAGATAAAATCTGACGTACGTACTCCAAGGGCAAGGCCCCTGTGGAACCAAATACAAAGACCCACCTTCAGAAAGTGATTAGGTAAAACTGAAAAATGCCTGTAAAAAGGTTGGTGAAACAATCAGGGGGAAAGTGTATCGCAAGAGAAAAGAATAATCATGAAGCAAATTGACATTCTTGTTTTAGAATGGCATGCACTAATTTAGTGCCATAGCTTACTACAAAATCCATTTCGAGGCCTCTTGCTAGATATGATATCTGAAAATGAGTCAACTAACTGCCCTGCCAAGCTACTCGGATCATCAATCAGTGTTTGAATGAATGTGTTGACCACCCTGCGTTCTTGCTCTGTTGACCTCAAGCTAAACCACGTTAGTAATTTCAGTCTGAATTCCTGGTTGATATGACCCTCGCATTCTAGTGATCTGATTACCTTAACACAGTACTCGAAATTCTCATCCAAGGAACCTGAATCATTGGTGATTCGGAATGGCGAGCCATTTATAAGAGTACTATCACAGTCATGTGTCTCTTCATTTGAGTTTGCTGCTATTTTCCTgcacaactcggtatgggaatcAACAGCAGGCACTTCCCCTGTTGCCCCAT is part of the Gossypium arboreum isolate Shixiya-1 chromosome 5, ASM2569848v2, whole genome shotgun sequence genome and harbors:
- the LOC108454529 gene encoding fe-S cluster assembly factor HCF101, chloroplastic, translating into MQLLHAPSWPHLSFQTSDRNSKGGLLSLEKCLQLSTANCSFQPQKLERSIWVSHKRNFFSFCATKATSVEAGSSAASSGTAEGDVLKALSQIIDPDFGTDIVTCGFVKDLLIDEASGEVSFRLELTTPACPIKDMFEQQANEVVARLPWVKKVAVTMSAQPAKPIFAGDLPAGLRRISNIVAVSSCKGGVGKSTVAVNLAYTLAGMGARVGVFDADVYGPSLPTMVSPENRLLEMNPEKRTIIPTDYLGVKLVSFGFAGQGRAIMRGPMVSGVIDQLLTTSEWGELDYLVIDMPPGTGDIQLTLCQVVPLTAAVIVTTPQKLAFIDVAKGVRMFSKLKVPCVAVVENMSHFDADGKRYYPFGRGSGSQVVQQFGIPHLFDLPIRPTLSASGDSGTPEVVADPQGEVAQTFQNLGVCVVQQCAKIRQQVSTAVTYDKSIKAIRVKVPDSEEEFLLHPATVRRNDRSAQSVDEWTGEQKLQYGDIPEDIEPEEIRPMGNYAVSITWPDGFNQIAPYDQLQMIERLVDVPQPTAVQS